One window from the genome of Epinephelus moara isolate mb chromosome 5, YSFRI_EMoa_1.0, whole genome shotgun sequence encodes:
- the taf5 gene encoding transcription initiation factor TFIID subunit 5 produces MAAVQGGMVDAAEEKDIKTEPANDGCGNNNANEGRLLSTSPGSSAPAGGNKSPEEQQTLLAVLQFLKKNKLTESVEILRREAGLPEDSLDLKGGDSSGAGSGAAAGSVDVESGGDTSSLLSRVTSSSSAVAQAPTKAVGEDQPDVNVVLSAYSQQGDPALYQVYYSGLKKFIESVLDCHRAELSQVFYPLFVHMYLELVYNNHESEAKAFFEKFSGDQECYYEDDLRVLSSLSKREHMRGNETLLDFRTSKFVLRISRDSYQLLKRHLQERQNNQIWNIIQEHLYIDIFDGMPRSKSQIDAMSGSLAGEAKREANKAKVYYGLLKEPEIELPLDDEDEEAENEEGKPKKKKPKKDSMGSKSKKQDPNAPSQTRIPLPELKDSDKLDKIMYMKEATKRIRLGPDNLPSICFYTFLNAYQGLTAVDFTDDSSLIAGGFADSTVRVWSVTPKKLRKVKSAADLNLIDKESDDVLERIMDEKTASESKILHGHSGPVYGISFSPDRNYLLSSSEDGTVRLWSLQTFTCLVGYKGHNYPVWDTHFSPHGYYFVSGGHDRVARLWATDHYQPLRIFSGHLADVTCTRFHPNSNYVATGSSDRTIRLWDVLNGNCVRIFTGHKGPIHALAFSPNGKFLASGATDGRVLLWDIGHGLMIGELKGHTDTIYSLRFSRDGEILASGSMDNTVRLWDATKAFDDLETDDFTAATGHIHLQDNSQELILGTYLSKSTPVIHLHFTRRNLLLAAGAYNP; encoded by the exons ATGGCGGCCGTACAGGGTGGTATGGTCGACGCGGCTGaagaaaaagacataaaaacagaacCAGCAAACGACGGCTGTGGAAATAATAATGCAAACGAGGGAAGGTTGCTCTCTACGTCCCCGGGCTCCAGTGCTCCGGCTGGGGGTAACAAATCCCCGGAGGAGCAGCAGACGCTGCTGGCTGTCCTGCAATTCCTCAAAAAGAACAAACTGACCGAGTCCGTCGAAATTCTGCGTCGTGAAGCCGGATTACCGGAGGACTCTCTGGACCTGAAGGGGGGTGACTCCTCCGGGGCAGGCTCCGGGGCTGCTGCGGGCAGCGTGGACGTGGAAAGTGGCGGGGATACGAGCTCTCTTCTGAGCCGGGTGACCAGCTCATCCTCCGCTGTAGCCCAGGCGCCAACTAAAG CTGTTGGGGAGGATCAGCCAGATGTCAACGTGGTGCTGTCAGCTTACAGCCAGCAGGGAGACCCGGCGCTGTACCAGGTTTACTACAGCGGCCTGAAGAAGTTCATAGAGTCGGTCTTGGACTGTCACCGAGCGGAGCTGTCCCAGGTCTTCTACCCACTGTTTGTACACATGTATCTGGAACTGGTGTACAACAATCACGAAAGTGAGGCCAAGGCGTTCTTTGAAAA GTTCAGCGGCGATCAAGAGTGTTACTACGAAGACGACTTGCGCGTTCTGTCCAGCCTGTCCAAGAGGGAGCACATGAGAGGCAACGAGACCCTGCTGGACTTCCGTACCAGCAAGTTCGTCTTGCGTATCTCCCGTGACTCCTACCAGCTGCTGAAGAGGCACCTGCAGGAGCGTCAGAACAACCAGATCTGGAATATCATCCAAGAGCACCTCTACATTGACATCTTCGATGGCATGCCGCGCAGCAAGAGCCAGATCGACGCCATGTCTGGCAGTTTGGCGGGAGAGGCCAAGCGAGAGGCCAATAAGGCTAAG GTTTATTATGGACTGCTGAAGGAACCAGAAATTGAGCTGCCTCttgatgatgaggatgaggaggccGAGAATGAGGAGGGTAAACCCAAGAAGAAGAAACCTAAAAAGGACAGCATGGGCTCCAAGAGCAAGAAGCAGGATCCTAATGCACCTTCACAGACAAG GATACCTCTTCCAGAACTAAAAGATTCAGACAAGCTGGACAAGATCATGTACATGAAGGAGGCCACCAAGAGGATCCGCCTGGGACCCGATAACCTGCCCTCCATCTGCTTCTACACATTTCTGAATGCTTACCAG GGTCTGACTGCAGTTGACTTCACAGATGACTCCAGCCTGATCGCAGGAGGCTTCGCTGACTCCACAGTGCGGGTGTGGAGTGTCACACCGAAAAAGCTCCGCAAGGTCAAGTCTGCAGCAG ACCTGAATCTGATTGACAAAGAGTCAGACGATGTGCTGGAGAGGATCATGGATGAGAAGACGGCCAGCGAGTCAAAGATCCTCCATGGACACAGTGGACCGGTTTATGGCATCAGCTTCAGCCCAGACAG AAACTACCTGTTGTCGAGTTCTGAAGATGGTACAGTCCGGCTATGGAGTCTCCAAACATTTACTTGTCTGGTGGGCTACAAAGGTCACAACTACCCAGTGTGGGACACCCACTTTTCCCCCCATGGGTACTATTTTGTCTCTGGGGGACATGACAGAGTTGCTCG TCTGTGGGCAACAGATCACTACCAGCCTCTGAGGATTTTTTCTGGTCACCTAGCTGATGTCACCTGCACCCGCTTCCACCCCAACTCCAATTATGTGGCCACAGGGTCTTCTGATCGCACCATAAGACTTTGGGACGTCCTGAACGGAAACTGTGTCCGGATCTTCACTGGTCACAAG GGTCCTATACATGCGCTGGCTTTCTCTCCCAATGGGAAGTTCTTAGCTTCAGGAGCCACTGATGGCAGAGTTCTTCTGTGGGACATCGGGCATGGGCTGATGATCGGAGAGCTGAAAGGCCACACAGATACCATCTACTCACTCCGGTTCAGCAGAGACGGAGAGATCCTTGCATCTG GCTCCATGGACAACACAGTTCGTCTGTGGGATGCTACTAAAGCATTTGATGATTTAGAGACTgatgatttcacagcagctacAGGACACATCCATCTACAAGATAACTCCCAGGAGCTTATTTTGGGCACCTACTTGTCTAAATCCACACCTGTCATACACCTTCACTTCACCCGCAGGAacctgctgctggctgctgggGCCTATAATCCATGA
- the atp5md gene encoding ATP synthase membrane subunit DAPIT, mitochondrial, producing MGGHDAGSQYQFTGIAKHFNSYTILGRRNCVLATYATLLAIGIYFKFKPKKQPAVTEK from the exons ATGGGAGGACACGACGCCGGAAGCCAGTACCAGTTCACTGGGATTGCCAAACACTTCAATTCATACACAATCCTTGGAAGGAGAAAT TGTGTATTGGCCACATATGCGACCCTACTAGCTATTGGCATTTACTTCAAATTCAAGCCCAAGAAGCAGCCCGCTGTCACAGAAAAGTGA